One window of the Granulicella arctica genome contains the following:
- the dnaA gene encoding chromosomal replication initiator protein DnaA, with product MSFVPTATAVLNPWTLILGALEKKINRQSFETWLKPTRHSHVAGKTLFVRIPSGEFQHIGDRYADLIQEAIDNLGLAEEIETVTFTTPQQEEPKRREDGGFAPVPTHGSNVPRTGSLNRQSAPAAPTVEQARFDWNSASQLNPRYQFDAFVIGSGNQFAMAAAQAVGERPSKAYNPLFLYGGVGMGKTHLMHAIGHDVKRRQPHASISYVSGEKFTNEMINSVRYDKMTSFRDKFRNVDVLLIDDIQFLAGKERTQEEFFHTFNALHESMKQIVIASDRPPKELADFEDRLRSRFEWGLIADIQPPDLETKVAILQKKAESEHTQLPTDVALFIASNVRTNVRELEGALVRLIAWCGMHGVEITLAVTQQCLKQFIDTQVRKISIEAIQRAVAEQFGMRVAELKQKNNSRQIVVPRQIAMYLAKQLTEASLPEIGRQFGGKHHTTVMHSISKIDEHRRTDKDMNRTINKLMETLA from the coding sequence ATGTCATTCGTACCAACGGCGACCGCCGTCCTCAATCCGTGGACTCTCATACTTGGAGCCCTTGAAAAAAAGATCAACCGCCAGTCGTTTGAGACGTGGCTGAAGCCTACTCGTCACTCGCATGTAGCAGGAAAGACGCTCTTTGTGAGGATTCCCTCGGGCGAGTTCCAGCATATCGGCGACCGGTATGCCGACCTGATCCAGGAAGCGATCGATAACCTGGGGCTGGCGGAAGAGATCGAGACCGTAACCTTTACGACGCCGCAGCAGGAAGAGCCCAAGCGCCGCGAGGATGGTGGGTTCGCTCCCGTACCTACGCATGGCAGCAATGTGCCTCGTACGGGCAGCCTGAACCGCCAGAGCGCACCGGCAGCACCTACCGTCGAGCAGGCACGCTTCGACTGGAACTCGGCATCGCAGTTGAACCCGCGCTATCAGTTCGACGCGTTCGTGATCGGCAGCGGCAACCAGTTTGCGATGGCAGCGGCCCAGGCTGTTGGTGAGCGACCTTCGAAGGCGTATAACCCGCTGTTCCTCTACGGTGGCGTGGGCATGGGCAAGACGCACCTGATGCATGCGATTGGGCATGACGTGAAGCGCCGTCAGCCACATGCATCGATCAGCTATGTGAGTGGCGAGAAGTTCACGAACGAGATGATCAACTCGGTTCGGTATGACAAGATGACGAGCTTTCGGGACAAGTTCCGGAATGTGGACGTGCTGCTGATCGATGACATCCAGTTTCTGGCCGGGAAAGAGCGGACGCAGGAGGAGTTCTTCCATACCTTCAATGCGCTGCACGAGAGCATGAAGCAGATCGTGATTGCGAGTGACCGGCCTCCGAAAGAGCTTGCGGACTTCGAAGACCGGCTGCGGTCGCGCTTTGAGTGGGGCCTGATTGCGGACATTCAGCCACCGGATCTTGAGACGAAGGTCGCGATCCTCCAGAAGAAGGCGGAGAGCGAGCATACGCAGCTACCGACCGATGTGGCGCTCTTCATTGCGAGCAACGTGCGGACGAATGTGCGCGAGCTTGAGGGCGCGCTGGTGCGGTTGATCGCCTGGTGCGGGATGCATGGCGTCGAGATTACGCTGGCGGTGACGCAGCAGTGCCTGAAGCAGTTCATCGACACGCAGGTTCGCAAGATCTCGATCGAGGCGATTCAGCGTGCTGTCGCTGAGCAGTTCGGGATGCGGGTGGCGGAGCTGAAGCAGAAGAACAACTCTCGGCAGATCGTGGTGCCGCGGCAGATCGCGATGTACCTGGCGAAGCAGCTGACCGAGGCGTCGCTGCCGGAGATAGGACGCCAGTTTGGCGGTAAGCACCACACGACGGTGATGCATTCGATCTCGAAGATCGATGAACACCGGCGGACGGATAAGGATATGAATCGGACCATCAACAAGCTGATGGAGACGCTGGCTTAG
- a CDS encoding acyltransferase family protein codes for MSRTTSTPKAYKLRQSPMEMPQRSYYPGLDGLRAIAVVMVFLHHYVSRYFSIFGWGWTGVDLFFVLSGFLITGILYDSQNQPHRYRDFYMRRTLRIFPLYYALWFAVLIAIPIAQWQNDWHMLLWPAYLGNYARFLFLNISGDPYRFDRLTFGPLVQRWFGSPMHLYIGHLWSLCVEEQFYLLWPLVIYQLRRRTTLMRICVAVIVTVPLLRWVLASSVTPRMIEMELLYRSLPTRMDALLIGGLLALCLRGPQQHWLSRYRHLLLAASVTLLALAAALSSSLLHMPLKGAAVNHTGIFAFTLIDLAAAALILEVIHPNSACSRILSLRGLRHFGQISYGFYVYHDLLHDFYSYIGNRWCGAYAAPVTIALAFTASWAIAWLSYRFLEGPLLTYKDRFTHQTHKAPAA; via the coding sequence ATGAGTCGTACAACATCAACACCAAAAGCGTATAAGCTACGGCAGTCCCCTATGGAGATGCCGCAACGAAGCTACTATCCCGGTCTGGACGGCCTGCGCGCCATCGCCGTCGTCATGGTCTTCCTGCACCACTATGTGTCGCGATACTTCTCCATCTTTGGCTGGGGATGGACCGGCGTCGACCTCTTCTTCGTGCTCTCCGGCTTTCTCATCACCGGCATCCTCTATGACAGCCAGAATCAACCCCATCGCTACCGAGACTTCTACATGCGCCGCACCCTGCGCATCTTTCCGCTCTACTACGCGCTCTGGTTCGCCGTGCTCATCGCCATCCCGATTGCACAATGGCAAAACGACTGGCATATGCTCCTCTGGCCTGCCTACCTCGGCAACTATGCCCGATTCCTCTTCCTGAATATTTCAGGCGATCCCTACCGCTTCGACCGCCTCACCTTCGGTCCGCTTGTGCAGCGATGGTTCGGCAGCCCCATGCACCTCTACATCGGCCATCTCTGGTCGCTCTGCGTGGAGGAGCAGTTCTACCTCCTCTGGCCACTGGTCATCTACCAGCTTCGCCGCCGCACAACCCTGATGCGGATCTGCGTGGCCGTAATCGTCACCGTACCATTGCTACGCTGGGTGCTCGCCTCCTCGGTCACGCCACGCATGATCGAGATGGAACTTCTCTACCGCAGCCTGCCCACACGCATGGATGCCCTGCTGATCGGCGGTCTGCTCGCCCTCTGTCTCCGTGGACCGCAGCAGCATTGGTTGAGCCGCTACCGTCACCTCCTGCTCGCAGCCTCGGTAACGCTTCTCGCCCTGGCGGCTGCTCTGTCGTCCAGCCTTCTCCATATGCCGCTCAAAGGAGCAGCGGTCAACCATACCGGCATCTTCGCCTTCACCTTGATCGACCTCGCCGCCGCCGCGCTGATCCTCGAGGTCATTCATCCGAACAGCGCATGCAGCCGCATCCTCAGCCTTAGAGGGCTTCGCCACTTCGGCCAGATCAGTTACGGCTTCTACGTCTACCACGACCTTCTGCACGACTTCTACAGCTACATCGGCAACCGCTGGTGTGGTGCCTACGCCGCTCCCGTCACGATCGCTCTCGCGTTCACCGCATCATGGGCCATTGCATGGCTCAGCTATCGATTCCTGGAAGGTCCCCTACTCACCTACAAAGACCGCTTCACCCACCAGACCCACAAAGCTCCCGCAGCATGA
- a CDS encoding SDR family oxidoreductase, with protein sequence MSVLEMTKDLYTLQDPTKQYPQPKFKHQPQSVPGLDSEMTPKADHGETSYRGSGRLRDRKALVTGGDSGIGRAAAIAFAREGADVVINYLPSEEKDAKEVIALIEKEGRKAFAMPGDLSDEKFCVKLVTEAHKKLGGLDILACVAGKQHAVEKIADVTTEQMEETYRVNVFALFWICKAALPLMPPGGSIITTASIQATHPSPSLVDYAPTKAAILAFTRSLARQVAEDGIRVNCVAPGPVWTPLQTSGGQPDKKIPEFGSETPMKRPGQPVEMAPLYVLLASQESSYVTGEVYGATGGLEVG encoded by the coding sequence ATGAGTGTTTTAGAGATGACGAAGGATCTATATACCCTTCAGGACCCGACCAAGCAGTATCCGCAGCCCAAGTTCAAGCATCAGCCACAATCGGTACCGGGACTCGATTCCGAGATGACCCCGAAGGCGGATCACGGCGAAACGAGCTATCGCGGCAGCGGTCGTCTGCGGGATCGTAAGGCGCTGGTGACTGGCGGCGACTCCGGAATTGGACGTGCGGCGGCGATTGCGTTTGCGCGTGAGGGAGCGGATGTTGTGATCAACTACCTGCCAAGCGAAGAGAAGGACGCCAAAGAGGTGATCGCGCTGATCGAGAAGGAAGGCCGGAAGGCGTTTGCGATGCCCGGCGACCTGAGCGATGAGAAATTCTGCGTGAAGCTTGTGACCGAAGCTCACAAGAAGCTGGGTGGGCTGGATATTCTGGCATGTGTTGCAGGCAAGCAGCACGCTGTCGAGAAGATTGCCGACGTGACGACTGAGCAGATGGAAGAGACCTACCGGGTGAACGTGTTTGCGCTCTTCTGGATCTGCAAGGCGGCGCTGCCGTTGATGCCTCCGGGTGGTTCGATCATTACGACTGCTTCGATCCAGGCGACGCATCCCAGTCCGAGCCTGGTGGACTATGCACCGACCAAGGCGGCGATCCTTGCATTCACGCGCTCGTTGGCGCGGCAGGTGGCTGAGGACGGGATTCGCGTGAACTGCGTGGCTCCGGGACCGGTGTGGACGCCGCTGCAGACGAGTGGTGGACAGCCGGACAAGAAGATTCCGGAGTTTGGCTCGGAGACGCCGATGAAGCGGCCGGGACAGCCGGTTGAGATGGCACCGCTGTATGTGCTGCTGGCTTCGCAGGAGTCGAGCTATGTGACGGGCGAGGTGTATGGAGCTACGGGCGGGCTTGAGGTTGGATAA